A single window of Sulfitobacter sp. JL08 DNA harbors:
- a CDS encoding response regulator yields the protein MSEMDAHLLIVDDDERIRSLLQKFLVRNGFLVTSARDAAHARRILSGLDFDMIVMDVMMPGEDGVSLTRSLRENSQTPILLLTAKGETENRIEGLEAGADDYLAKPFEPKELLLRINAILRRMPETPAESTAPKILHLGPIRYDIERGQMWQGVEPVRLTATESQLMKIFSSCPGEPVSRAKLVEDLGRDLGQAQERAVDVQITRLRRKIEENSKQPRYLQTVRGAGYMLAPD from the coding sequence ATGAGCGAGATGGACGCCCACCTGCTGATTGTGGACGATGATGAACGCATCCGCAGCCTGCTGCAAAAGTTTCTGGTGCGTAACGGATTTCTGGTCACATCGGCCCGCGATGCAGCCCATGCACGGCGCATTCTGTCGGGTCTGGATTTTGATATGATCGTCATGGATGTCATGATGCCGGGCGAAGACGGCGTGTCTTTAACCAGATCCCTGCGGGAAAACTCGCAAACGCCCATTTTGCTGCTGACGGCAAAGGGCGAAACCGAAAACCGCATCGAAGGGCTGGAGGCCGGTGCGGATGACTATCTGGCAAAGCCGTTCGAGCCCAAAGAACTGCTTTTGCGGATCAACGCGATTTTGCGGCGCATGCCCGAAACACCTGCCGAAAGCACCGCGCCGAAAATCCTGCATCTTGGCCCGATCCGGTACGATATTGAACGCGGCCAGATGTGGCAGGGCGTAGAACCTGTCCGGCTGACGGCCACGGAAAGCCAGTTGATGAAAATCTTTTCGTCCTGTCCCGGTGAACCGGTCAGCCGGGCCAAACTGGTCGAAGATCTGGGGCGCGATCTGGGGCAGGCGCAGGAACGGGCCGTCGATGTCCAGATCACCCGTTTGCGCCGCAAGATCGAAGAAAATTCGAAACAGCCCCGGTATCTGCAAACCGTGCGCGGGGCCGGATACATGCTGGCCCCCGATTAG
- a CDS encoding MarR family winged helix-turn-helix transcriptional regulator, with translation MAEGRAAQGYGGESLLFLTDEQLRQGIEAMFFAYRGFTADPDRILSDMAYGRAHHRAVHFISRAPGTTVNNLLNILGVTKQSLNRVLRTLIQDGLVESRVGKTDKRERHLHLTEKGAELERTLSDAQRERMRAAYREAGPEAVSGFRQVLEAMMDADLRRKYVRLKEAGQ, from the coding sequence ATGGCCGAAGGGCGTGCGGCACAAGGGTACGGGGGTGAAAGCCTGCTGTTCCTCACGGACGAACAGTTGCGACAAGGGATCGAGGCAATGTTCTTTGCCTATCGCGGCTTTACCGCTGATCCCGACCGGATTCTTTCCGACATGGCCTATGGTCGGGCACATCACCGCGCGGTTCATTTCATCAGCCGCGCGCCGGGGACCACGGTGAACAACCTGCTGAACATTCTGGGCGTAACCAAACAATCGCTGAACCGCGTTTTGCGCACCCTGATACAGGATGGTCTTGTAGAAAGCCGTGTTGGCAAAACCGACAAACGCGAGCGCCACCTGCACCTGACGGAAAAAGGCGCCGAGCTGGAACGCACCCTTTCGGATGCACAACGCGAACGCATGCGTGCCGCCTATCGCGAAGCTGGCCCCGAGGCGGTCAGCGGGTTTCGCCAGGTTCTGGAGGCAATGATGGACGCCGACCTGCGGCGCAAATACGTCAGGCTGAAGGAGGCAGGCCAATGA
- a CDS encoding DMT family transporter, with amino-acid sequence MKVEDASSRPALGIALKLTAVFLFTTMAALIKATSDLVPAGEAVFFRSFFAIPVIVIWLIQRGQLRSGLIAKNPWGHVRRGIFGTTAMGLTFFGLGLLPLPEVTAIGFATPIFTVILAAILLGERIRLIRVGAVSLGLLGVLIILSPRLSGSSGLTDQATIGALMILVATFMRSLVQIQIRQMVQTEHTAAIVFYFSATASLLSLMTLPFGWVVPDLTTIALLVLAGLMGGVAQILITSAYRFGTVSMLAPYDYASMLFAIVIGYVWFGELPTLVMLFGATLVISAGVLVIWREHHLGLERRKARSVTDPKA; translated from the coding sequence ATGAAAGTTGAAGACGCATCATCGCGACCTGCACTTGGCATTGCGTTAAAGCTGACGGCGGTTTTCCTGTTCACCACAATGGCGGCGCTGATCAAGGCCACTTCGGATCTGGTTCCTGCAGGCGAGGCGGTGTTCTTTCGATCCTTTTTCGCGATTCCGGTGATTGTGATCTGGCTGATCCAGCGTGGCCAACTGCGCAGCGGACTGATCGCAAAAAACCCGTGGGGCCACGTGCGCCGGGGAATTTTTGGAACAACGGCGATGGGGCTTACGTTCTTTGGCCTCGGTCTTCTGCCGCTTCCCGAAGTGACGGCAATCGGGTTTGCCACGCCGATATTCACAGTCATTCTGGCGGCGATACTGCTGGGAGAGCGGATCAGGTTGATCCGTGTCGGGGCTGTCTCGCTCGGCTTGCTTGGGGTTCTGATCATATTGTCGCCGCGCTTGTCCGGTTCTTCCGGTCTGACCGATCAGGCCACCATCGGGGCGCTGATGATACTGGTTGCCACCTTTATGCGGTCGCTGGTGCAGATCCAGATACGTCAGATGGTTCAGACAGAACACACGGCTGCCATAGTGTTTTACTTTTCGGCAACTGCATCCCTGTTGTCACTGATGACATTGCCGTTCGGATGGGTGGTGCCTGACCTTACGACAATCGCACTTTTGGTTCTGGCCGGGCTGATGGGGGGCGTCGCACAAATTCTGATCACTTCGGCATATCGCTTTGGAACAGTGTCTATGCTGGCCCCTTATGATTATGCCTCGATGCTGTTTGCGATTGTGATCGGCTATGTCTGGTTTGGCGAGCTGCCAACGCTGGTCATGCTCTTTGGTGCGACGCTGGTGATCAGCGCCGGTGTCCTGGTGATCTGGCGCGAACACCACCTCGGGCTTGAAAGGCGCAAGGCCCGTTCCGTGACCGACCCGAAAGCCTAG
- a CDS encoding SDR family oxidoreductase codes for MTKTLLSFGHGYSAQALARLLLPLGWRVIGTTRSDQKAKQLEQNGITPVIWPGADMRDHIAQASHILVSAGPDGSGDPVLAQCRDAIANRAKDLTWVGYLSTTGVYGDHQGGWVDEKTPLTPSTKRGTARMKAEAEWQSVAGLPLHIFRLAGIYGPGRGPFEKVRNGTARRIVKDGQVFSRIHVEDIAKVLMASITCPNPGAVYNLCDDDPAPPQDVIGYAAQLLNLPVPPEIAFEDADLTPMARSFYAESKRVRNDRIKDELNVRLSFPTYREGLQAMLADSTKK; via the coding sequence ATGACAAAAACGCTGCTTTCTTTCGGTCACGGGTATTCAGCGCAGGCGCTGGCACGCCTGCTTTTACCGCTGGGGTGGCGTGTGATCGGAACAACACGATCAGATCAGAAGGCAAAGCAGCTTGAACAGAACGGAATTACGCCGGTTATCTGGCCGGGTGCGGATATGCGGGACCATATCGCGCAGGCCAGTCATATTCTGGTTTCGGCCGGCCCGGATGGATCAGGTGATCCTGTACTGGCCCAGTGCCGTGATGCCATCGCAAACAGGGCAAAGGATCTGACCTGGGTCGGATATTTGTCGACAACCGGTGTTTACGGCGACCATCAGGGCGGGTGGGTTGACGAAAAAACACCGCTGACCCCCAGCACAAAACGCGGCACTGCACGGATGAAAGCCGAAGCAGAATGGCAATCGGTTGCCGGCTTGCCATTGCACATATTCCGGTTGGCCGGGATTTACGGGCCGGGCCGCGGACCGTTCGAAAAGGTCCGGAATGGGACCGCGCGCAGGATCGTGAAAGACGGGCAGGTGTTTTCGCGCATTCACGTGGAAGACATTGCCAAAGTCCTGATGGCCTCAATCACCTGCCCCAATCCCGGCGCTGTCTACAACCTTTGCGATGATGATCCGGCCCCGCCGCAGGATGTGATCGGCTATGCCGCGCAATTACTGAACCTGCCCGTTCCGCCGGAAATTGCCTTTGAAGATGCCGATCTTACCCCGATGGCGCGCAGCTTTTATGCAGAAAGCAAACGTGTGCGAAATGACCGGATCAAGGACGAATTGAACGTGCGCCTCAGCTTTCCCACCTACCGCGAAGGATTGCAGGCCATGCTGGCGGACAGTACCAAAAAATAG
- the dxs gene encoding 1-deoxy-D-xylulose-5-phosphate synthase, which translates to MNDRPKTPLLDTIDRPADLKQLTDRQLTQLAGELRAETISAVSVTGGHLGAGLGVVELTVALHAVFDTPRDKLVWDVGHQCYPHKILTERRDRIRTLRMKDGLSGFTKRSESPYDPFGAAHSSTSISAALGFAVACDLGGNTPEGLGDAIAVIGDGAMSAGMAYEAMNNAGHLKKRLIVILNDNEMSIAPPVGAMSSYLSRLYAEEPFQELKAAAKGAVSLLPEPFREGAKRARDVLKGMAVGGTLFEALGFSYVGPIDGHDMSQLLPVLRTVKQRATGPILIHVITKKGKGYAPAEAARDKGHATAKFDVVTGKQAKTPSNAPSYTSVFAKALLAEAAADDKICAVTAAMPDGTGLNMFADRYPSRCFDVGIAEQHGVTFSAALAAGGMKPFCTMYSTFLQRGYDQVVHDVAIQRLPVRFAIDRAGLVGADGATHAGSYDIAYLANLPGFTVMAAADEAELMHMVATAAAHDSGPISVRFPRGEGVGVDLPERGEILEVGKGRIVQNGARVAILSFGTRLSEVRKAAESLGAKGINPTIADARFAKPLDRDLILSLARNHEALITVEEGAVGGFGSHVAQLIAEEGIFDTGLRYRSMVLPDTFIDQASPADMYASAAMNAEHIEAKVLNVLGIAAIGEKRA; encoded by the coding sequence ATGAACGACCGGCCCAAAACGCCATTGCTGGACACGATTGATCGTCCGGCAGACCTGAAACAGTTGACCGACCGCCAGTTGACCCAACTGGCCGGGGAACTGCGTGCGGAAACGATTTCGGCGGTTTCGGTCACGGGGGGCCATCTGGGGGCCGGGCTGGGTGTGGTCGAACTGACAGTTGCACTGCATGCCGTTTTTGACACGCCACGCGATAAGCTGGTTTGGGACGTGGGGCACCAGTGTTATCCGCATAAAATCCTGACGGAACGGCGCGACCGGATCAGAACATTGCGGATGAAGGACGGGTTAAGCGGCTTCACCAAACGATCTGAATCGCCCTATGATCCTTTCGGAGCAGCCCATTCTTCGACGTCGATCAGTGCTGCATTGGGGTTTGCCGTTGCGTGCGATCTGGGCGGCAACACGCCCGAAGGATTGGGCGATGCCATCGCCGTGATCGGTGATGGTGCCATGAGTGCCGGAATGGCCTATGAGGCCATGAACAATGCAGGCCATTTGAAAAAGCGGCTGATTGTCATCCTGAACGACAATGAAATGAGCATTGCACCGCCTGTCGGTGCCATGTCGTCTTATCTGAGCCGCCTTTACGCAGAAGAGCCGTTTCAGGAATTAAAGGCTGCAGCCAAGGGCGCGGTGTCCCTGCTGCCCGAACCGTTTCGCGAGGGGGCCAAACGCGCCAGGGATGTTCTCAAAGGCATGGCCGTTGGCGGAACGCTGTTCGAAGCGCTTGGGTTTTCTTATGTCGGGCCGATCGACGGGCACGACATGTCGCAGCTTTTGCCGGTGCTGCGCACCGTAAAGCAGCGCGCCACAGGCCCGATCCTGATTCACGTGATTACAAAAAAGGGCAAAGGCTACGCCCCTGCCGAAGCCGCGCGGGACAAAGGCCATGCCACAGCCAAGTTTGATGTTGTAACCGGCAAACAGGCCAAGACGCCTTCGAACGCACCCAGTTATACCAGCGTTTTCGCCAAGGCATTGCTGGCCGAAGCGGCGGCAGATGACAAGATTTGTGCCGTCACCGCCGCGATGCCGGACGGAACCGGGTTGAATATGTTTGCAGACCGGTATCCCAGTCGATGCTTTGACGTCGGTATTGCCGAGCAGCACGGGGTTACATTTTCGGCCGCTTTGGCCGCAGGCGGGATGAAGCCGTTTTGCACGATGTATTCCACGTTTTTGCAGCGCGGTTACGATCAGGTGGTGCATGATGTGGCCATTCAGCGGCTGCCGGTCCGTTTCGCGATTGACCGCGCGGGGCTGGTCGGCGCTGACGGCGCGACCCATGCAGGCAGCTACGACATTGCGTATCTCGCAAATTTGCCCGGTTTTACCGTCATGGCGGCCGCGGACGAGGCGGAATTGATGCATATGGTGGCCACCGCTGCTGCGCATGACAGTGGCCCGATTTCCGTTCGTTTCCCGCGCGGAGAAGGTGTGGGTGTCGATTTGCCTGAGCGGGGCGAGATTTTGGAAGTTGGCAAAGGCAGGATCGTTCAGAATGGTGCACGGGTGGCCATCTTGTCCTTTGGGACCCGTCTGTCCGAAGTTAGGAAAGCGGCAGAATCGCTGGGCGCGAAGGGGATTAACCCCACGATTGCCGATGCGCGCTTTGCCAAACCGCTGGACAGGGATCTGATCCTGTCGCTGGCGCGCAACCACGAGGCCCTGATCACGGTCGAAGAAGGTGCCGTGGGTGGATTTGGCAGCCATGTTGCACAGTTGATCGCGGAAGAAGGCATTTTTGATACGGGTCTGCGATACCGGTCCATGGTTCTGCCTGATACGTTCATCGATCAGGCAAGCCCGGCGGACATGTATGCCAGCGCTGCAATGAACGCCGAACATATCGAAGCCAAGGTTCTGAACGTTCTGGGCATTGCGGCTATTGGTGAAAAAAGGGCCTGA
- the cobO gene encoding cob(I)yrinic acid a,c-diamide adenosyltransferase: MTDANTHKAEMKAVQAKHREKIAEAKDPGRGLVLVHTGNGKGKSSSAFGVIVRALGWKQKVGVVQFIKGTWITGERQFFGRLGQVVWHTMGEGFTWDTQDKDRDIAAATAAYQKACEMMESGEFDLIVLDEINIALRYDYLDVAAVLDGLKARSDKTGVILTGRDAKPELMEYADLVTEMTEIKHPYAAGIKAQRGVDF; this comes from the coding sequence ATGACCGACGCAAACACCCACAAAGCTGAAATGAAAGCCGTGCAGGCCAAACACCGCGAGAAAATCGCCGAGGCAAAAGACCCCGGGCGCGGTCTGGTGCTTGTCCATACTGGCAACGGAAAGGGCAAATCCAGTTCCGCATTCGGGGTTATTGTGCGGGCGCTGGGCTGGAAACAGAAGGTTGGTGTCGTGCAGTTTATCAAGGGCACGTGGATCACCGGCGAACGGCAGTTCTTTGGCAGGTTGGGGCAGGTGGTCTGGCACACGATGGGCGAAGGTTTCACCTGGGATACACAGGACAAGGATCGCGATATCGCGGCTGCGACGGCGGCCTATCAGAAAGCCTGCGAAATGATGGAAAGCGGTGAATTCGACCTGATCGTTCTGGACGAAATCAATATCGCGCTGCGGTACGATTATCTGGATGTGGCTGCCGTTCTTGACGGGCTGAAGGCGCGATCTGACAAAACCGGCGTGATCCTGACAGGGCGCGATGCCAAGCCGGAATTAATGGAATACGCCGATTTAGTGACTGAAATGACCGAAATCAAACACCCCTATGCCGCCGGGATCAAGGCGCAGCGCGGCGTGGATTTCTAG
- a CDS encoding exodeoxyribonuclease VII small subunit produces the protein MTDTPTDTPVNEMTFEQAMAELEQVVTQLERGDVALDASISLYERGAALKKRCEAKLKEAEEKVAMITLDADGAATGTKPVEGL, from the coding sequence ATGACCGATACCCCGACCGACACCCCGGTAAACGAAATGACATTTGAACAGGCCATGGCCGAGCTTGAACAGGTCGTGACCCAGCTTGAGCGCGGCGATGTCGCGCTGGATGCGTCCATCAGCCTTTATGAACGGGGCGCTGCCCTGAAAAAACGCTGTGAGGCCAAGCTGAAGGAAGCCGAAGAAAAAGTGGCTATGATCACACTGGATGCGGATGGTGCGGCAACCGGAACGAAACCTGTCGAAGGTCTCTGA
- a CDS encoding branched-chain amino acid aminotransferase has translation MAGRYDDRDGYIWMDGKMIDWRDANVHILTHAMHYASSVFEGERAYNGKIFKSREHSERLKRSAQMIDFEIPYTIDEIEAAKVEVLAASGLQDAYVRAVAWRGAGEDMGVASARNPVRMAIAAWEWGAYYGDAKMKGAKLDISKWKRPSPETIPSHAKAAGLYMICTMSKHAAEAKGCSDAMMFDYRGYVAEATGANIFFVKNGEVHTPDPDCFLNGLTRQTVIGMLKDRQIKVHERHIMPEELEGFEQCWLTGTAAEVTPVGQIGDYNFEVGALTREIAQGYEKLVRA, from the coding sequence ATGGCGGGACGATATGATGATCGGGATGGCTACATCTGGATGGACGGCAAAATGATCGACTGGCGCGACGCCAACGTCCACATTCTGACCCATGCCATGCACTATGCGTCCTCTGTCTTTGAAGGGGAACGCGCGTATAATGGCAAAATCTTCAAATCGCGCGAACATTCCGAACGCCTGAAGCGTTCGGCGCAGATGATCGATTTCGAAATTCCATACACCATCGACGAGATCGAGGCCGCCAAAGTCGAGGTTCTGGCGGCAAGCGGATTGCAGGACGCCTATGTGCGCGCAGTCGCCTGGCGCGGCGCGGGCGAAGACATGGGTGTCGCATCGGCCCGCAACCCGGTGCGCATGGCGATCGCGGCATGGGAATGGGGTGCCTATTACGGCGACGCCAAGATGAAAGGCGCCAAGCTGGACATTTCAAAATGGAAGCGCCCAAGCCCCGAAACCATTCCAAGCCACGCTAAAGCGGCTGGCCTTTACATGATCTGCACCATGTCCAAACACGCGGCAGAGGCCAAAGGTTGTTCGGATGCGATGATGTTCGATTATCGCGGCTATGTCGCCGAAGCCACCGGCGCAAACATCTTTTTCGTCAAGAACGGCGAGGTTCACACCCCCGACCCGGATTGCTTTCTGAACGGCCTGACGCGGCAAACCGTGATCGGAATGCTGAAAGACCGCCAGATCAAGGTGCATGAACGCCATATCATGCCCGAAGAACTGGAAGGGTTTGAACAATGCTGGCTGACCGGCACCGCCGCCGAAGTGACTCCGGTTGGCCAGATCGGGGATTACAATTTCGAAGTCGGCGCACTGACCCGCGAGATTGCGCAAGGCTATGAAAAACTGGTGCGCGCCTGA
- a CDS encoding polyprenyl synthetase family protein: MFDVRLKAAATAVQAHFDKILPTRPALPVIKGMSYAVGGGKRLRAFLVLESARLHSVDPQQAIWPAAAIEAMHAYSLVHDDLPCMDDDDLRRGLPTLHVRWNEATAVLVGDALQSLAFECVTHPECGSAEIRVELARSLAIASGVQGMVLGQALDIAAETAELPLSLDEITALQVNKTGALIQWSCEAGAIMAMADNRALRQFAQALGLAFQIADDILDVEGDASKAGKRVGKDDAAGKATFVSHLGLDGAKKRARELVQAACDALDGYGSEAQTLREAARFVISRDS, encoded by the coding sequence GTGTTTGATGTTCGCCTGAAGGCAGCCGCAACGGCTGTTCAGGCTCATTTTGACAAGATACTGCCGACGCGGCCCGCCCTTCCTGTGATCAAAGGTATGTCTTATGCGGTTGGGGGCGGGAAACGCTTGCGAGCCTTTCTGGTGCTGGAATCGGCGCGGTTGCATTCTGTCGACCCGCAGCAGGCGATCTGGCCGGCCGCCGCGATTGAAGCCATGCACGCCTACAGCCTAGTTCACGACGATTTGCCATGTATGGACGATGATGATTTGCGGCGCGGTCTGCCGACACTTCATGTCAGATGGAACGAGGCGACGGCGGTTCTGGTCGGCGATGCATTGCAAAGTCTTGCGTTTGAATGTGTGACCCACCCCGAATGCGGATCTGCAGAAATCCGGGTCGAACTGGCCAGAAGTCTTGCCATTGCCAGCGGCGTGCAGGGTATGGTTTTGGGACAAGCGCTTGATATCGCCGCCGAAACAGCGGAATTGCCATTGTCGCTGGACGAAATTACTGCGCTTCAGGTGAACAAGACCGGCGCCCTGATCCAGTGGTCTTGCGAGGCGGGTGCGATCATGGCCATGGCAGACAATCGTGCGCTGCGCCAATTCGCGCAAGCATTGGGGCTTGCTTTCCAGATTGCCGACGACATCTTGGATGTGGAAGGCGATGCATCCAAGGCTGGCAAGCGGGTCGGCAAAGACGATGCCGCAGGCAAGGCGACGTTTGTGTCACATCTGGGTCTGGACGGGGCAAAGAAACGCGCCAGAGAACTTGTCCAAGCCGCCTGTGATGCGCTGGATGGCTATGGATCAGAGGCGCAAACCTTGCGGGAGGCGGCGCGGTTCGTTATCTCGCGCGACAGCTAG
- the aroC gene encoding chorismate synthase, whose amino-acid sequence MSINSFGHLFRVTTWGESHGPAIGATVDGCPPGVPVDEAMIQQWLDKRKPGQNKYTTQRREADEVQILSGVFEGKTTGTPVQLLIQNTDQRSKDYGDIKDKFRPGHADITYFQKYGIRDYRGGGRSSARETASRVAAGGLAREAIKSLVPDIQITGYMVQMGAHPIDRERFDWDQIEQNPFWVPDAQAATDWAAYLDGLRKSGSSVGAVIELVARGVPAGLGAPVYAKLDTDLAAAMMSINAVKGVEIGEGMSAAMLTGELNADEIRMGPDGPVYSSNHAGGILGGISTGQDIVVRFAVKPTSSILTTRKTVTKSGENTDIITKGRHDPCVGIRAVPVGEAMMACVLLDHLLLHRGQVGENQGVIGE is encoded by the coding sequence ATGTCGATCAACAGTTTTGGCCACCTTTTCCGCGTCACCACATGGGGCGAAAGCCACGGACCTGCCATTGGCGCAACGGTGGATGGCTGCCCACCCGGTGTGCCCGTTGACGAAGCAATGATCCAGCAGTGGCTGGACAAGCGCAAACCGGGCCAGAACAAGTACACGACCCAAAGGCGCGAGGCAGATGAGGTGCAAATTCTGTCTGGCGTATTCGAGGGCAAGACAACAGGCACGCCGGTGCAACTTTTGATCCAGAATACGGATCAGCGATCGAAAGATTATGGTGACATAAAGGACAAGTTCCGCCCCGGTCACGCCGACATCACGTATTTTCAGAAATACGGAATTCGCGACTATCGCGGCGGCGGGCGATCTTCTGCCCGGGAGACCGCCAGTCGCGTCGCCGCAGGCGGTCTGGCGCGCGAAGCCATCAAATCGCTTGTGCCGGATATTCAGATCACCGGCTACATGGTGCAGATGGGTGCGCACCCTATCGACAGGGAACGGTTCGATTGGGATCAGATCGAACAAAACCCGTTCTGGGTGCCCGATGCGCAGGCCGCAACCGATTGGGCCGCGTATCTGGACGGATTGCGCAAATCAGGCAGTTCGGTTGGCGCCGTGATTGAACTTGTTGCCCGCGGTGTGCCCGCGGGTTTGGGCGCGCCTGTCTATGCAAAACTGGATACGGATCTGGCTGCGGCGATGATGTCGATCAACGCGGTCAAGGGGGTCGAGATTGGGGAAGGCATGTCTGCCGCCATGCTTACTGGTGAACTGAATGCCGATGAAATCAGAATGGGCCCGGACGGACCGGTGTATTCGTCCAACCATGCGGGGGGAATTCTGGGCGGTATCAGCACCGGTCAGGACATTGTCGTTCGTTTTGCGGTCAAGCCCACATCTTCGATACTGACCACGCGCAAAACAGTGACTAAATCAGGTGAAAACACCGATATCATCACCAAGGGCCGCCACGATCCCTGTGTCGGGATCCGCGCCGTTCCGGTCGGAGAGGCGATGATGGCGTGTGTGCTGCTGGACCATCTATTGCTGCATCGCGGACAGGTCGGTGAAAACCAGGGTGTGATCGGGGAATAA
- a CDS encoding histone deacetylase family protein, whose amino-acid sequence MQTALITHADCLDHVTPEGHPERLARLEHVLHALAPLNLPQITAPLAAEDDVLRVHPASYLADLRRTAPKSGAAQIDADTWMSPGTLTAAFRAAGAVVRAVDMVLAGETGNAFCATRPPGHHAETDTAMGFCFIGNAALAAKYALDHHGLNRVAVVDFDVHHGNGTQDILWDEKRSLLVTSQQMPLWPGTGRADEAGAYDNILNIPLPPGSDGEDMKKAYSETAFPRLLAFDPDLIIISAGFDAHRDDPLAQLDWTTEDFAWITEQICAIAAKCCNGRVVSTLEGGYDLTALAAAAHAHVQELMKAAI is encoded by the coding sequence ATGCAGACTGCCCTGATTACCCACGCCGATTGTCTGGACCATGTCACGCCCGAAGGACACCCGGAACGTTTGGCGCGGCTGGAACATGTGCTGCACGCGCTGGCGCCGCTGAACCTGCCACAGATCACAGCGCCTTTGGCCGCCGAAGATGATGTTTTGCGGGTTCATCCGGCATCCTATCTGGCAGATCTGCGCCGCACGGCACCCAAATCGGGCGCCGCACAGATTGACGCGGATACATGGATGTCACCGGGCACGTTAACGGCCGCTTTTCGTGCGGCGGGCGCCGTTGTGCGTGCCGTTGATATGGTTCTGGCAGGTGAGACCGGCAATGCGTTTTGTGCCACGCGCCCACCCGGGCATCATGCGGAAACAGACACTGCAATGGGGTTCTGTTTCATCGGCAACGCTGCATTGGCGGCGAAATACGCGTTGGATCACCACGGGTTGAACCGTGTTGCGGTCGTTGATTTCGATGTCCACCACGGCAACGGAACGCAGGATATCTTATGGGACGAAAAGCGCTCTTTGCTGGTTACGTCACAGCAAATGCCGCTGTGGCCGGGCACCGGACGCGCCGATGAAGCCGGTGCGTATGATAACATCCTGAATATTCCGCTGCCGCCCGGTTCGGATGGCGAAGATATGAAAAAGGCCTATTCAGAGACTGCTTTTCCCCGATTGCTGGCCTTTGATCCCGATCTGATCATCATCAGTGCGGGCTTTGACGCGCATCGCGATGATCCGCTGGCACAGCTTGACTGGACCACAGAAGATTTTGCGTGGATCACGGAACAGATTTGCGCCATCGCAGCAAAATGCTGCAACGGGCGCGTGGTCTCGACACTGGAAGGCGGGTATGATCTGACTGCGCTGGCCGCCGCAGCGCACGCCCATGTACAAGAATTGATGAAAGCCGCGATATGA